From the Variovorax paradoxus genome, the window ACCTTCACCACGTCGAGGGGAAAGCCGCTCACCTCCGAGTGGAAGGCGTAGTAGGCGGCGCTGTCGCGGCGGATCTCCTGCAGGGCGCTGCGGCGCGCACGGGTCCATGCGGCGGGCACGCCGGGCGCGGCAGCGAGCAGCCTGCTCGACGCCACGATCACCGAGGTGCCGCGCAGCGTGGGATGCTGCTCGGCCTGGTCGATGACCGGGTAGCCCCGCGAGGCCAGCAGCGGGCCCACGTCGATCTGCGCCGCAAAGGCCGCGATGGAGCCCTGGTCGAGCGCGGCCTCGCCGTCGCGCGGGAACATGTGGATCACCTTGACCGACTTCTGCAGCCCATGGGCCTTCAGCAGGCCCAGCACGTAGCGGTGCATGTACGAGCCGCGCGCCACGCCGATAGCCTGCCCCTCGAGCGCCTTCACCTCGCGCACGCCGTTGCGCGGCGTGAGCAGCCAGACGTTCATGCCCACCGCATCGAAACCGATGAGCTGGCTCTCGAGGCCGCGCGAGCGCGCCACGATGGCGGGCGTGTCGCCGTAGATGCCGACATCGAGCACGCCCGAGAGGAAGGCCTCGTTGAGGTCCGGGCCGTTGGGAAAGTTGCGCGTGCTCACGTCCTTGAAGCCGAGCGCCGCCAGTTCGCGCTGCAGGTGGCCCTGGCGCAAGGCCCAGCCGGTGGCGTTCGCGGGCTTCTTGCCGGGGCCGATGTAGCCCAGGCGCAGCACCTGGCCGTTGCCCTGGCTGGCGCCCTGGGCGATGGAGAAAGCGGGCAATGCGCTGGCGGCCGCCGCGGCCACGGCGCCGCGCAGCAAACGGCGGCGGCCGGAAAGATCGGACATCGATGAACTCACAGGAAAAAGAAGGAACGGTTCAGTGCGCGCGGCGCAGCAGCTCGAAGCTCGCGTCCGCCGAAGCGGTCGATTGCCGTCCCCTGCCCCAGCCCACGGCGCTGCGGTAGCTGCCCATCAGCGCCCCGGCCGCGGCATCGCGCTCTTCGGCGGTGGCGCCGCGGTCGGCAATGGGTGCGACATAGAGCGCGTCTTCCGGGCAATACAGCTCGCACATGAAGCAGGTCTGGCAATCGTCCTGGCGCGCGATGCGCGGCGCACCGCCCTTCACCGCCTCGAACACGTTGGTCGGGCAGGCATTCACGCAGATGTTGCAGCCGGTGCAGCGTTCGGCGCTGACGACCTCGATCATGCGACCTCCTTCACCGCCTGGCGCTCGACCCAGACCTCGTCGAGCCCGCCGCTGAGCAGCCGGTGCCGCTGCGTCGGGTCGATCGCGCCGTGCTCGCGGCGCCGGTGCATGCCGCGGGTTTCGGTGCGCTGCAAGGCGCTGCGGTACATCCAGCGCGAAGTGGCCAGCATGGCGGCGGCCTCGCGTGCGCGCACCGCCTCGGTGGCCGTGGTGGCCGGTGCACCTGCGCGCAGCCGGGCCCAGAGCGAGTCGAGCCGGCCGAGCGAATCGCGCAGCGCATCGCCCTCGCGGAACCAGTTGCGCTCATAGGGAAAGACTTCGGCCTGCACGGCGCGGACCACCTCCTGCACGTCGAACGACTCGCTGCCGCGCGACGACAGCGCCACGCCGCCCGCGCGCAATGCGGTGCGCCGGGCCTGGGCGCGGGCGTCGCGCCCGAACGCCGCCGCGCCCGCACCGGCCCAGAAGCCCGACGACAGTGCCCATGCCGCGTTGTGGCTGCCGCCGCCGGTGAAGCCGCCGCAGATCAGCTCGCGCGTGGCCGCGTCGCCCGCCGCATAGAGGCCCGGCACCGAGGTCGCGCACGAGTCGTCGACCAGGTGCAGGCCGCCCGTGCCGCGCACCGTGCCTTCGAGCCGCAGCGTCACCGGGAAATGCTGCGTGAAGGGGTCGATGCCCTGCCGGTCGAAGGACACGAAGAAGTTCGGCTGCGCGGTGCGCATCCAGGCGCGGATCTGCGCATCGGCGCGGTCGAGGCAGGCGAACACCGGTTGCGACTGCAGCGTCTGCGCGATCACGCCGCGCCCCTTCGACGAGCCTGCGCCTTCGATCGCCACGCCGTCGGCCGTGTAGAAGGTGGCCCAGTTGTAGAACAGCGACTTGGTGACCGACGAGAACGCCGGTCCCAGCCCGTAGGCATTGGAGAACTCCATGCCCGACAGTGCCGCGCCCACTTCGGCCGCCATCAGCTGGCCGTCGCCGGTGAGCACGTTGCAGCCGAGCGCGCGGCTCAGGAAGGCGCAGCCGCCGGTGGCGATGACCACCGCGCCGGCGCGCACCACCCAGGTGTCGCCGCTCTGCCGGTTGACGCCGGTGGCGCCGCAGACGGTGCCGTGCTCGTCCACCAGCAGTTCGAGCGCCGGGCTGTGGTCGAGGATGCGCGCGCCCGACTCCTTCACGCGCTTGCGCATCAGCCGCATGTACTCCGGGCCCTGCAGCGAGGTGCAGCGCAGCGCGCCCTGGTCGTCGGCCGGAAACGGATAGCCCCAGTCCTTCAGGCGCTCGACGTTGTCCCAGGTCTGCGCCAGCACCCGGTCCATCCACGCATGCTCGGCCAGCTGGCCGCCCATGTTGAAGCGGCTGGCCTTGGCTTCCTCGCGCGCCGTGCCTTCGGGCGGCACATGCCACAGGCCCGTGCCCGAAGGCGCCGTGGCGCCGGAGGTGCCGCAGAACCCCTTGTCGGCCAGCACCACCCGCGCGCCCTGCGCCGCAGCGCTCACCGCGGCCCATGCCCCGGCCGGGCCTCCGCCGATCACCAGCACGTCCGCCTGGTGCTGCACCTTGCCTTCGGCACCTGACAGCAGCTGCCCTTCGAAATCTCTTGCGCCCATGGTCGCTCGCCCCGCAATGCAAAGAGGGTGACCGTATCAACGCATGGCGCGGCGCACAAAGAAGGAAAGCGCGCAACGATATGCATGCGCTGCGAATCGGGCGGCGGCAGCGCCGCATGCGGGCAGAATGCCGCCTCCGCGCAACGCTCGACCATGCAAGGGCCGCCATGCACATCACGATCTCCACCCCGACCGACGAGCAGGTCCGCACCGGCGCGCTCGGCCGCAGGCTGCGCCTCTACAACCACAGCTTCGTCGGCGAGTACCCCGAGCAGCAGTACATCCGCCTCGACGCACGGGACGGCAACGGCCGGCTGCTCGGCGGGCTACGCGGCTTCGTGTTCCTCTACTGGCTCAATGTCGAGGTGCTGTTCGTCGAGGAGGATGCGCGCGGCGCAGGCCTGGGAAGCCGGCTTCTCGCCGAGGCCGAACGCCAGGCCGTGGCGCTGGGTGCGAAGAACGCGAAGCTCGACACCTTCGAGTGGCAAGCGCGCGAGTTCTACGCCAGGCACGGCTACGAGGTGTACGCCCGCATCGACGACTACGCGCCGGGTTACTGGCTGGCGTACATGAAGAAGACGCTGGCGCGCTGAGGCAGCGCCCGGACGGCTGCTTCAGCTACTTCGCGGCCGGCTTCCCCGCGCCGATCGCATGGCTCTCCAGCCCTTCCTTGGGCAGCAGCAGTGCGAGCGCGACCACGCCGAGGCTCACGACCAGCATGGTCACGAAGGTCAGGTGCAGCGAGCCGCCCAGCGCCATGCGGATGCCCGCGTCGGTCGCGGCCGAGCCGTGCGAGCCCTGCAGCAGCAGGCGCAGCTGGTCGTCGGTGAAGGCCATGGCGCCGTCGCCGCGCGTCAGGCCGAAGTTGAAGACGGCGCCGAAGAAGGTCGCGCCCAGCGCGCTGCCGAGGTTGCGCGAGAACACGTTCGACGCGGTGGCCACGCCACGTTGTGCCACGTCGACCGCTTCCTGGATGAGGATCAGCGACGCCAGGCTCATCACGCCCATGCCGAGGCCCATGACGAAGGAGCCGACGCCTGCCAGCGCCGGCGTGCTCTGCGACGACAGCAGCGCGAACGCCGCCGTGCCCAGCGGAATGAGCGCGCCGCCGATGAGCACCATGCGCCACAGGCCCACCCGATGGAAGGTGCGCGACGTGAGCGTCGCGCCGATCGGCCAGCCCAGCATCACCATGGTGAGCGTGAGCCCGGCCGTGACCGACGAACGCTGCAGCACCACCTGCACGTACATCGGCAGGAAGGTGGTGATGCCGATGAGCACCATGCCGCCCAGCATCGCCGCGCCGTTCACGGTCGCGATGATGCGCGCGCCCCACAGCCGCAGCGACACCATCGGGTCGGCGGCGCGGCGCTCCTGCAGCACGAACAGCACCAGCGTGACGGCGAACACGGCCGTCCACAGCGCCGCGCTGCCGGTATTGCCGATGCCGAAGTCTGTCAGCGCGATCATCAGTGCCGCGATGCCGACGGTGAACAGCACCGCGCCGACGATGTCGATGGACGAGCGCCGCACCGTCGGCGCCTCGTGCAGGTAGAGCCAGAAGCCCGCCGCGGCCGCCAGCCCGATGGGCACGTTCATCCAGAAGATCCAGCCCCACGACAGCTTCTGCACGATGAGCGCACCGATCATCGGCCCGACCACGGCCGAGATGGCCCACACGCTGGCCAGGTAGCCCTGCACCTTGCCGCGTTCGCGTGCCGGATACAGGTCGCCCACGATGGTGAGCGCCACAGGCTGGATGGCACCCGCGCCGATGCCCTGGATCAGCCGGAAGCAGATCATGGCCGGCATCGACCAGGAGAAGCCCGCCAGCACGGAGCCGGCGAGGAAGATGGCGATGCCCGCGAACATGACGGGCTTGCGTCCGTACAGGTCGGAGAGCTTGCCGAACACCACGGTCATCGCGGTCTGCGCCAGCAGGAAGGACGCGAAGACCCAGCTGTACAGGTGCAGCCCCCCGAGTTCGGAGGCGATCTGCGGCATCACGGTGGAGACGATGGTCGCTTCGATGGCCACCATGGCCATGGAGGCCATGATCGAGGCGATGACCAGCGGGCGGCTTGTTGTCTTTGTCGAGGGGGTCATGTGCGCGCGATGCTAAAGAGGGAGGCCCGCCCCTGTCCTGTGCTCAAGCTCTCGCCGGTGCAACCGGCGCCACCGTCGCGGCGCTACAGTCGCCCGCATGACCCCATCAGGAACCGAGGGCTACGCCGAGAAGGCGGGCCGCCTGGTCAAACGCTACGAGGCGCTGTCGTTCGAGGAAAAGCACGCGCCGGTGCTGCACCTGCTGCCGGCCGCGCCCGCCTCCATCGCCGACATCGGCGCCGGCACGGGCGCCGATGCCGCATGGCTCGCGTCGCGCGGGCACCGCGTGGTTGCGGTCGAGCCGACCGCGCCGCTGCGCGAAGCAGGCATGGCACTGCATGCCGCGCAGCCCATCGAATGGATCGACGACAGCCTGCCGGCGCTCGCTTGGCTGCACGGGCGCGAAGCGGCATTCGATGCCGTGCTTCTCACTGCCGTGTGGATGCATCTGGATGCGGCGCAGCGCCGTCGGGCCATGGCAGCGGTGGCCGCCCTGCTGGCGCCGGGCGGACTGCTGCTGATGTCGCTGCGCCACGGGCCGGTGCCTGCCGGACGGCGCATGTTCGACGTGACCGCGCAGGAGACCATCGCGCTGGCACGCGAACACGGCCTGCGCGCCGTTTTCGAGGCGCGCAACGCGTCGCTGCAACCCGAGAACATCGCCGCCGGCGTCGCGTGGACACGGCTGGCCTTCCGGGCCTGAGCCTCCTGCGCATGCGGCGCAGGCGTAGGCGCATTCCGCCATCACGACGAGCGCCGGGCCGTGCCCGCACGCACCATGGCGGCCGGACATGCCCCCCGAAAGGAGTCAGCATGTTCGGCCGCATCGGATACCGCGTGCGCGACCTGCCGACGGCGCGCCGCTTCGACGAGGCCGCGGCGGCCGCGCTGGGCCTGCAGGTCATCGACAACAGCGAGACCTCGTTCCTTGTCATCCGCAGCACCGAGGCGCGCCTGCCCTTCGTCTGGATCGGCACCGAGCAGCCGGCGTTCTGGTCCGCGCGGCACCAGGTGTCGGCCAGCCCGATCCATGTGGCGTTCGCCGCGAAGAGCCGGGCCGAAGTCGACGCGTTCCACAAGGCGGTGCTGGCCGCGGGCGGCACCGACAACGGCAAGCCGGGTCCGCGCGGACCGGCCGCCGCGCACTGCTACACCGCCTTCGCGCCCGACCCCGACGGCAACAACATCGAAGCCGGCGTGCGCGAGGCGCCCGCCGCCTGAAACGCCGGGCCGGCGCTCAGGCCGCACCAAGGCCGCACTAAGACCGCATTCAGGCCGCGCTCAGCGCGGAGGTGCCGTCGTAGATGTAGCGGCGCGACCACGGCAGCGTCTTCGCCGCTCGTCCTGCCTTGCGCCCGACGATCTGGTAGATCGCCACGTCGTCGTTCTCGAAGGCATAGGCGCAGCCGGCGAGGTACACGCGCCAGATGCGGAACTTCTCCTCGTCCACCAGCGTGCGCAGCTTCGCGCTGTTGGCCTCGTAGGCGTCGCTCCAGCAGCACAGCGTCTGCGCATAGTGGCGGCGCAGGTTCTCGACGTCGAACGCTTCCAGGCCGCCCTGCTGCATCGCCTGCAGCGCCAGGCTGATGTGCGGCAATTCGCCATTGGGGAAGACGTAGCGGTCGATGAAGTCGCCGCCGCCATAGGACACGCCGCCGCCCTCGGGGTCGGACGAGGTGATGCCGTGGTTCATGACCACGCCGTCGTCGGCCAGCAGTTGCTGCACGCGCCTGAAGTACTCCGGCAGGTTCTTGCGGCCCACGTGCTCGAACATGCCGACACTGGTGATGCGGTCGAACTGCCCGCTCACGTCGCGATAGTCCTGCAGGCGGATCTCGATGCGGTCTTCGAGGCCGGCGGCGCGCACGCGCTCGGTGGCCAGGTCGAACTGGTTCTGCGACAGCGTCACGCCGACGCAGCGTGCGCCGAACTTCTGCGCGGCACGGATCACCAGCGCCCCCCATCCGCAGCCGATGTCCAGCAGCGTCTGCCCCGGCCGGAGTTCGATCTTGGTGAGGATGTGGTCGATCTTCTTGAGTTGCGCGGTGGCGAGGTCTTCGTCGCCGTTCTCGAAGTAGGCACACGAGTACACCATGTTCGTGTCGAGAAAGAGCTGGTAGAACTCGTTCGACACGTCGTAGTGGTACTGGATGGATTTCTTGTCCGAGGACCTGGTGTGCGTGAAGTAGCGCGCCATGTTCTGCAGCGCGCCGCCCGGCTTGTCGATGGATGTCTTCGCGAGCCCGTAGGCGATGTCGATCACGTCGGTGAGCTTGCCCTCGATGTCGATCTTGCTCTTGACGTAGGCCTCGCCGAGGTTGTCGAGCGTGGGCTGCAGCATCAGCGACAGCGCCGCGGGCGACTTGACGTGCAGCGTGACCGAGGGTCCGCTGAAGTCGCCGAAGTCATAGGACTTGCCGTCCCACAAGGTGAGCCGCGCTGGCAGGTTCGCACGAGCGCGCACACCGGCGCTCCATTGCGCCAGCTTGTTTTCCCAAAGCATGCTTACTCCGTATGTTGTCCGTGTAGTCGGGGTTCTCCCGCCATCCATGGCTTGGTGCCTGGGGTGGCGGGGCGTGCTGCAGCGGACAAAACAATAGCGAGATTTTGTAAAACCTGCATGGTCGTGTCGACGCAAGAAATCGCGGAAAGTGCTAGGACGTGTGCACTAAATTCTTCGCACACGTTGCGCACCTCGCGCATCTCGCGCACTCCGCGGCTTGCCGCGCACCGGACTACCTCCTCGCAACGTGCGCCGCCACATCGACGGCGGGCGCGTCGCTGGCCTCGATGAACAGGCGCTTGATCATCGGGAAGCGTGCGCGGACCTGCTTCTCGATGGCGGCGATGGCCTCGGCGGCCTCGCCGGTGTCTGTGTCGTCATGGAAGTTGACGTCCACCACCACCAGCACGTTGTCGGGGCCGACGTACATCGACAGCACATGGCCGACCTCTTCCACGCTGGGCTGCGCCATCGCCAGCTCGCGGATCGCGCGCGCCGTCTCGGGGCGGATGCCTTCGCCGATCAGGAGGCCGCGCGCCTGGCGTATCAGCAGCACGGCCACCCCTGCCAGCAGCAGCCCGATGACCACGGAAGCGGCCCCGTCGAGTTCGGGCATCTCCAGCCGGTGGCTGAAGTAGATGCCGAGCCCGGCCACCACGAGGCCCGCCAGCGCCGCCGAGTCTTCGGCGAGCACGGTGTAGGTGGTCGGGTCCTTGCTGTGGTCCAGCGCCTCCCAGAACGGCATGTCGCCGGCCTGCGCGAGGAACTGGCGCAGCGCGATGACGAAGCTCGCGCCCTCGAACAGCGCGGCGGCCGCGAGCACGACGTAGTTCCATGTCGGGTCGCGCATCGGCTCGGGGTGGCGGATGTGCTGCACGCCCTCGAAGAACGACACGCCGCCGCCGAGACCGAAGATCAGCACCGCGACGATCAGGCTCCAGAAATACAGCTCCTTGCCGTGGCCGAACGGATGTTCCGCGCTTGGCGGCCGCTTGCTCAGGCGGATGCCCACCAGCAGCAGCACGCCGTTGAAGGTATCGACTGCCGAGTGGATGCCCTCGGACAGCATCGCGGAGCTGCCCGTGATGCCGCCCACGATGAACTTGGTGATGGCGATGGCGACATTGGCGCCGATCGCACCGTAGATGGCGACTCTGGATTCGGCCATGGCTGTGGAATGGGGGAAACATGCAGTCTCGCCAGTCCACGGCCGCGCGCCGCCGGACGCGTGCGCGATCCCTTGCAGGACGCGCGCGCACGCCGGCGGCAAGGGTGAAGCGCTACGCGGCTTCCATCGACGCGGCACCGAGCGCGTCGTTGCCGGCCTCGCCGAGCCAGCGGCGCTTGTCGCGAAGCGGCGGCGCACCGAACATGCGGCCGTACTCGCGCGCGAACTGCGACGGGCTTTCGTAGCCCACGCTGTGCGCGGCCGAGGCCACGTCGGCGCCGGCAATCAGCATCTGCCGGCGCGCCTCCTGCAGCCGCAGCTGCTTCTGGTACTGCAGCGGGCTCATCGCCGTCACCGCCTTGAAATGGTGGTGGAACGAAGACACGCTCATGTGCACCGCGCGCGCCATGTCCTCCACCCGCAGCGACTGCGCGTAGTTCACGCGCAGCGCGCTGATGGCCTTGGCGATGCGCTGGGTGTGGCTGTCCTGCAGCGCGATCTGGCGCAGGCGTGCGCCCTCGCCGTTGACCAGCAGGCGGTACATGATCTCGCGCTTGATGAGCGGCGCCATGATCGGCACGTCTTCCGGCGTGTCGAGCAGCCGCAGCAGGCGCAGCACCGGCTCCAGCACCGGCATGGCGATCCGGTTGACATACATGCCGCGCGAGGCCGGCGCGTTGGCCTTGGCAGGCAGCTTTTCGTCGCCGATGAGTTCGCCGATCTCGTCCACGGCCAGTTCCAGGCGCACGCCGAGGTACGGCTCGCTCTCGCTGGTCACGCAGACCTGGCCGCACACCGGCAGGTCGACCGAGGTCACCAGGTAGTGCATCGGGTCGTACACGTAGATGTCGTCGCCCACGATGATCCGCTTGGAACCCTGGGCGATCAGGCCCAGCGCCGGCGTGGCGAAAGCGTGCTTGGGGCCGTCCGGCTTGCTGATGCAGTGCACCTGCAGACCGGGCACGGCGGTGATGACGGTGCCGTCCTGGCCGCCGGTGATGTGCTCGATCAGCGCCACCAGTTCCTTGCGGGCGTCGTCGAGTTCGGGGTCCAGCGGCATCGGCTGGGCAATCACTGCGGCAATTTCGGGTGTTTCGTCGGACATGTTCTGGCCCTTGTCACGATGGATTCACGATGAAGGCGGCGCCCGCAGGCAGCCACCCTGGAGGAATGAGCGGTTTGCAGCTTAGCGCCGCTCCCCCGGATCTGCACGCCCGCCGCGGGAGGTCTGGAGAAATAGGCAAGACCTTTGCAGGAACGCGCTCGCCACGCGGCACAGGCCGGCGGGATACTTTTTGGCGTCGCCCGGGGCTTGTCGGCCTGCCGGGGCGCCTCCAAGCAAAGGAACTCCTTCATGCAATACCGCAAATTCGGCCGCACCGGCCTCCTGGTTTCCGAACTGTGCCTCGGCACGATGACCTTCGGCGGCTCCTCCGGCATCTGGGGCCAGATCGGCAACCTGCAGCAGTCCGAAGCCGAAGGGCTGATCGGCAAGGCGATGGACGCCGGCATCAACTTCATCGACACGGCCGACGTGTACTCCGAGGGCCAGTCCGAGGTCATCACGGGCCAGGCGCTGAAGAACCTCAAGGTGCCGCGCGACAGCTTCGTGCTGGCCACCAAGGTGCTGGGCGAAACCGGCAGCAAGGGCGTGAACTCGGCCGGCGCCTCGCGCTTCCACATCATGGACGGCGTGAAGGCCAGCCTGCAGCGCCTGCAGCTCGACCACATCGACCTCTACCAGATCCACGGCTTCGACCCGCTCACGCCCATCGAGGAAACCGTGCATGCGCTCGACACGCTGGTGCGCCACGGCCACGTGCGCTACGTGGGCGTGTCGAACTGGGCGGCGTGGCAGATCGCCAAGGCGCTGGGCATCGCCGAGCGCGACCGGCTGGCGCGCTTCGAGTCGCTGCAGGCCTACTACACCATCGCCGGGCGCGACCTGGAGCGCGAGCTCGCACCCATGCTGCGCAGCGAGAACGTCGGCCTGATGGTGTGGAGCCCGCTGGCGGGCGGCCTCCTGAGTGGCAAGTTCGACCGCAACACCGAAGCCGAGAAGGGAACCCGCCGCGCCACCTTCGACTTTCCGCCGGTGAACCGCGACCGCG encodes:
- a CDS encoding aliphatic sulfonate ABC transporter substrate-binding protein; this encodes MSDLSGRRRLLRGAVAAAAASALPAFSIAQGASQGNGQVLRLGYIGPGKKPANATGWALRQGHLQRELAALGFKDVSTRNFPNGPDLNEAFLSGVLDVGIYGDTPAIVARSRGLESQLIGFDAVGMNVWLLTPRNGVREVKALEGQAIGVARGSYMHRYVLGLLKAHGLQKSVKVIHMFPRDGEAALDQGSIAAFAAQIDVGPLLASRGYPVIDQAEQHPTLRGTSVIVASSRLLAAAPGVPAAWTRARRSALQEIRRDSAAYYAFHSEVSGFPLDVVKVSHPLSQFSDEAYPAEGMALLDEVKKFLLAENLVSRDFALAQWRAAEA
- a CDS encoding 4Fe-4S dicluster domain-containing protein encodes the protein MIEVVSAERCTGCNICVNACPTNVFEAVKGGAPRIARQDDCQTCFMCELYCPEDALYVAPIADRGATAEERDAAAGALMGSYRSAVGWGRGRQSTASADASFELLRRAH
- a CDS encoding FAD-dependent oxidoreductase codes for the protein MGARDFEGQLLSGAEGKVQHQADVLVIGGGPAGAWAAVSAAAQGARVVLADKGFCGTSGATAPSGTGLWHVPPEGTAREEAKASRFNMGGQLAEHAWMDRVLAQTWDNVERLKDWGYPFPADDQGALRCTSLQGPEYMRLMRKRVKESGARILDHSPALELLVDEHGTVCGATGVNRQSGDTWVVRAGAVVIATGGCAFLSRALGCNVLTGDGQLMAAEVGAALSGMEFSNAYGLGPAFSSVTKSLFYNWATFYTADGVAIEGAGSSKGRGVIAQTLQSQPVFACLDRADAQIRAWMRTAQPNFFVSFDRQGIDPFTQHFPVTLRLEGTVRGTGGLHLVDDSCATSVPGLYAAGDAATRELICGGFTGGGSHNAAWALSSGFWAGAGAAAFGRDARAQARRTALRAGGVALSSRGSESFDVQEVVRAVQAEVFPYERNWFREGDALRDSLGRLDSLWARLRAGAPATTATEAVRAREAAAMLATSRWMYRSALQRTETRGMHRRREHGAIDPTQRHRLLSGGLDEVWVERQAVKEVA
- a CDS encoding GNAT family N-acetyltransferase, with product MHITISTPTDEQVRTGALGRRLRLYNHSFVGEYPEQQYIRLDARDGNGRLLGGLRGFVFLYWLNVEVLFVEEDARGAGLGSRLLAEAERQAVALGAKNAKLDTFEWQAREFYARHGYEVYARIDDYAPGYWLAYMKKTLAR
- a CDS encoding MFS transporter yields the protein MTPSTKTTSRPLVIASIMASMAMVAIEATIVSTVMPQIASELGGLHLYSWVFASFLLAQTAMTVVFGKLSDLYGRKPVMFAGIAIFLAGSVLAGFSWSMPAMICFRLIQGIGAGAIQPVALTIVGDLYPARERGKVQGYLASVWAISAVVGPMIGALIVQKLSWGWIFWMNVPIGLAAAAGFWLYLHEAPTVRRSSIDIVGAVLFTVGIAALMIALTDFGIGNTGSAALWTAVFAVTLVLFVLQERRAADPMVSLRLWGARIIATVNGAAMLGGMVLIGITTFLPMYVQVVLQRSSVTAGLTLTMVMLGWPIGATLTSRTFHRVGLWRMVLIGGALIPLGTAAFALLSSQSTPALAGVGSFVMGLGMGVMSLASLILIQEAVDVAQRGVATASNVFSRNLGSALGATFFGAVFNFGLTRGDGAMAFTDDQLRLLLQGSHGSAATDAGIRMALGGSLHLTFVTMLVVSLGVVALALLLPKEGLESHAIGAGKPAAK
- a CDS encoding class I SAM-dependent methyltransferase → MTPSGTEGYAEKAGRLVKRYEALSFEEKHAPVLHLLPAAPASIADIGAGTGADAAWLASRGHRVVAVEPTAPLREAGMALHAAQPIEWIDDSLPALAWLHGREAAFDAVLLTAVWMHLDAAQRRRAMAAVAALLAPGGLLLMSLRHGPVPAGRRMFDVTAQETIALAREHGLRAVFEARNASLQPENIAAGVAWTRLAFRA
- a CDS encoding VOC family protein; translation: MFGRIGYRVRDLPTARRFDEAAAAALGLQVIDNSETSFLVIRSTEARLPFVWIGTEQPAFWSARHQVSASPIHVAFAAKSRAEVDAFHKAVLAAGGTDNGKPGPRGPAAAHCYTAFAPDPDGNNIEAGVREAPAA
- a CDS encoding SAM-dependent methyltransferase; the protein is MLWENKLAQWSAGVRARANLPARLTLWDGKSYDFGDFSGPSVTLHVKSPAALSLMLQPTLDNLGEAYVKSKIDIEGKLTDVIDIAYGLAKTSIDKPGGALQNMARYFTHTRSSDKKSIQYHYDVSNEFYQLFLDTNMVYSCAYFENGDEDLATAQLKKIDHILTKIELRPGQTLLDIGCGWGALVIRAAQKFGARCVGVTLSQNQFDLATERVRAAGLEDRIEIRLQDYRDVSGQFDRITSVGMFEHVGRKNLPEYFRRVQQLLADDGVVMNHGITSSDPEGGGVSYGGGDFIDRYVFPNGELPHISLALQAMQQGGLEAFDVENLRRHYAQTLCCWSDAYEANSAKLRTLVDEEKFRIWRVYLAGCAYAFENDDVAIYQIVGRKAGRAAKTLPWSRRYIYDGTSALSAA
- a CDS encoding cation diffusion facilitator family transporter; its protein translation is MAESRVAIYGAIGANVAIAITKFIVGGITGSSAMLSEGIHSAVDTFNGVLLLVGIRLSKRPPSAEHPFGHGKELYFWSLIVAVLIFGLGGGVSFFEGVQHIRHPEPMRDPTWNYVVLAAAALFEGASFVIALRQFLAQAGDMPFWEALDHSKDPTTYTVLAEDSAALAGLVVAGLGIYFSHRLEMPELDGAASVVIGLLLAGVAVLLIRQARGLLIGEGIRPETARAIRELAMAQPSVEEVGHVLSMYVGPDNVLVVVDVNFHDDTDTGEAAEAIAAIEKQVRARFPMIKRLFIEASDAPAVDVAAHVARR
- a CDS encoding AraC family transcriptional regulator, which encodes MSDETPEIAAVIAQPMPLDPELDDARKELVALIEHITGGQDGTVITAVPGLQVHCISKPDGPKHAFATPALGLIAQGSKRIIVGDDIYVYDPMHYLVTSVDLPVCGQVCVTSESEPYLGVRLELAVDEIGELIGDEKLPAKANAPASRGMYVNRIAMPVLEPVLRLLRLLDTPEDVPIMAPLIKREIMYRLLVNGEGARLRQIALQDSHTQRIAKAISALRVNYAQSLRVEDMARAVHMSVSSFHHHFKAVTAMSPLQYQKQLRLQEARRQMLIAGADVASAAHSVGYESPSQFAREYGRMFGAPPLRDKRRWLGEAGNDALGAASMEAA
- a CDS encoding aldo/keto reductase; this translates as MQYRKFGRTGLLVSELCLGTMTFGGSSGIWGQIGNLQQSEAEGLIGKAMDAGINFIDTADVYSEGQSEVITGQALKNLKVPRDSFVLATKVLGETGSKGVNSAGASRFHIMDGVKASLQRLQLDHIDLYQIHGFDPLTPIEETVHALDTLVRHGHVRYVGVSNWAAWQIAKALGIAERDRLARFESLQAYYTIAGRDLERELAPMLRSENVGLMVWSPLAGGLLSGKFDRNTEAEKGTRRATFDFPPVNRDRAYDCIDAMREIAEARKVSVAQIALAWLLHQPVVTSVIIGAKRAEQLDDNIAATAIKLTADELATLDKVSALPSEYPGWMLERQGGTRAKRLADSAQRG